The Christiangramia forsetii KT0803 DNA segment CGCATAAGCCTGCGGAACCAAATTCGGGTTTGCGGTAAACATGCCATTTACATCGGTATAAATTAAAACCTGATCAACTTCCAATGCTCCGGCAATAATTGCAGCGGTAAAATCTGATCCTCCACGTCCCAATGTACTTGGAACTCCCAAATCATTTTTCGCTACAAATCCAGGAACAATAAATAATTCGGACTTATTCTTTTTAAAGAATTCGGTAAGATTAAAGTTGGTTTTGGTATAATTTACCTGAACTTTTTCGTTTACGTTCTTGCACACGATAAGATCCCGAGAATCTACCCACAAACTATCTACTTTCAGGCTTTTGAAGTATTCAGAAATTATCAGCGAACTTAAAATTTCCCCGAAACCTGAAATAACATGTTTTGTTTTATCAGATAGTTCATTTAAAAGAAAAACTCCCTCATACAGGGTTTCAAGGCGATTAAACTGATTTTTTACTTTACTCAAAATTGCACTCTGAGCAGTAACCGGAATGAGCTCTTTTACTGCTTCAAAATGTCTCTTCTCATTTTTTGCCAGAATCGCTTTATAGGAGTCATCTTCTTTTTCGGCCAATTCAGCCATTAATAAAAGGTCGTTTGTAACTCCTCCAAATGCAGAAAAGACACTTACAACAGTATCATTTTCTAGATGTTTCTGGATAGTTTTGGCTACTAGTTTTATACGTTCAGGAGTGGCTAGGGATGAACCGCCAAATTTCAGGATATGCATAACTGAAATTATTTTTAAAAATTAATAAATTAAAGATACAGGTGTACGGACGAAAGTTATATATCAAGGACCCCACAAGGGGTAATACCAGTCATGGTAATATCAATAGTAATACAGCGGAAAGAAATTCTTCCGGTAATAATATTGATATTTTTTTGAAGTTTTTTCACAGTTTTTCCTCGAAATCTTATTTAAAGGTATTCAAATAATCCTAGGAGCAAAACTTTTTATTAAAATGAAGTTGAGAATTACGAGATTGATAAAATGAGTCCATAAAAAACCCGATAATGTAAATTATCGGGTTGATTTTTAATTATTTGCAAATGAACACTAAGGCGAATAGCACGAAATAAAGGTGATCCAATATGTTAATTGCTGAATTTTATTCTAGCTAATTTCCCTTGAAAAAATATATTCAAAAATTAAATGAAAGTCTATTGAAGTCTATATTTCTTGATATGTTTACCATGTCAGGAATTTTATTGCTGTTTTAAAATTTCCAAAAGTCAGGAAGCGGACGTACTTAAAGATTCCTGCACCTTTTTTCTATTCAGTTTAGATATAAAGAAACTACTAATAAGAATTAGACTACCTCCAGCTAAAATATTCCAGCTCAATTTTTCATCTAAAACAAAATATCCCAGAACGATTGCACTCACGACTTCCAGATACATTAAAGTAGTAGCTGTAGCAGCGGTTAATTCTTTAAGGCCATAAAAGAACAGTTTAAACACAACGATTCCTATGAGCAATCCATACAAAATTCCAACCCCGATTTGTGGTAATTCCACATCCGGTAAAAATGCCAGAAAAGGAACAAAGACCAGTGCGCCAATTAAGTTTTGATAAAAAATAAGCTGATTCTTACTATAATTTGGAGTTTCAGATTTAAAGAGAATTACGGTAACCGCGTATCCTATAGAAGCGCCAATGGCAGATAACATTCCAATAAAATCATTAGAAGCAAAACTAAAAGGTTTCCCTAAATAGGTTATTACAATACCAATAAATGCAAGAACTAAAAATCCGGTTTGCGCTTTTTGCAACTTCTGTTTGAAAAAAAGATACTCTATTGCCGTCACAAATAACGGGTATGTATAAAAAAGGACCACCGCATTGCCAATAGAGGTGTATATGAAAGCTAGAAGATATAAATACATTCTAATGGCATTGATAAAAGAAGCCAAAAACATTTTTTTTGTATTCCCTCTAAAATGGAATTCTTTATCCTTTATCAAAAATGGGATTAAAAACAATACAGGAATTCCAGTTCTGAACCAGGCTATCCCACCGGTAGACATGCTATTCATTGACTTGATCAACAAACCATTATTACCTGCGAGTATAGCACATAAAATTACCGCATAAATCGCTTTTTTCTCCATATTCCAGCGCTTATTACTTTAGACCAACTAA contains these protein-coding regions:
- a CDS encoding DMT family transporter yields the protein MEKKAIYAVILCAILAGNNGLLIKSMNSMSTGGIAWFRTGIPVLFLIPFLIKDKEFHFRGNTKKMFLASFINAIRMYLYLLAFIYTSIGNAVVLFYTYPLFVTAIEYLFFKQKLQKAQTGFLVLAFIGIVITYLGKPFSFASNDFIGMLSAIGASIGYAVTVILFKSETPNYSKNQLIFYQNLIGALVFVPFLAFLPDVELPQIGVGILYGLLIGIVVFKLFFYGLKELTAATATTLMYLEVVSAIVLGYFVLDEKLSWNILAGGSLILISSFFISKLNRKKVQESLSTSAS